In Peromyscus maniculatus bairdii isolate BWxNUB_F1_BW_parent chromosome 21, HU_Pman_BW_mat_3.1, whole genome shotgun sequence, one DNA window encodes the following:
- the Pou5f1 gene encoding POU domain, class 5, transcription factor 1, protein MAGHLASDFAFSPPPGGGDGSGGLEPGWVDPRTWLSFQGPPAGPGIGPGVGPGSEVLGLSPCPPPYEFCGGMAYCGPQVGLGLVPQVGLETSQPEGQAGAGVESSSERTSPAPCTARPSAVVKVEKVEPALEESQDLKALQEDLEQFAKLLKQKRITLGYTQADVGLTLGVLFGKVFSQTTICRFEAQQLSLKNMCKLRPLLEKWVEEADNNENLQEICKAETLMQARKRKRTSIENRVRGNLENMFLQCPKPTLQQISVIAKQLGLEKDVVRVWFCNRRQKGKRSSIEYSQREEYEAAGSPFPGGPVSFPRPPGPHFGAPGYGSPHFTTLYSSVPFPEGEAFPSVPVTALGSPMHSN, encoded by the exons ATGGCTGGACACCTGGCTTCAGACTTTGCCTTCTCGCCCCCACCTGGTGGGGGTGATGGGTCAGGAGGCCTGGAGCCGGGCTGGGTGGACCCTCGGACCTGGCTAAGCTTCCAAGGGCCTCCAGCTGGGCCTGGGATCGGGCCCGGGGTCGGGCCAGGCTCAGAGGTGCTGGGGCTCTCCCCTTGCCCGCCGCCGTATGAGTTCTGTGGAGGGATGGCATACTGTGGACCTCAGGTTGGACTAGGTCTAGTGCCCCAAGTCGGCCTGGAGACGTCGCAGCCTGAGGGCCAGGCAGGCGCAGGAGTGGAGAGCAGCTCAGAGCGGACCTCCCCTGCGCCCTGTACCGCCCGCCCCAGTGCCGTGGTGAAGGTGGAGAAGGTGGAACCAGCTCTTGAGGAG TCCCAGGACCTGAAAGCCCTGCAGGAGGACCTAGAGCAGTTTGCCAagctgctgaagcagaagagGATCACCTTGGGCTACACCCAGGCCGACGTAGGGCTCACCCTGGGCGTTCTCTTTG GAAAGGTGTTCAGCCAGACCACCATCTGCCGCTTTGAGGCCCAGCAGCTCAGCCTCAAGAACATGTGTAAGCTGCGCCCCCTGCTGGAGAAGTGGGTGGAGGAAGCCGATAACAATGAGAACCTACAGGAG ATTTGCAAAGCAGAGACCCTGATGCAGGCTCGCAAGAGAAAGCGGACGAGCATTGAGAACCGCGTGCGGGGGAACCTGGAGAACATGTTTCTGCAGTGCCCCAAGCCCACCCTGCAGCAGATTAGCGTCATTGCCAAGCAGCTTGGGCTGGAGAAGGAT GTGGTCCGAGTGTGGTTTTGTAACCGGCGCCAGAAGGGCAAACGGTCAAGCATCGAATATTCCCAACGAGAAGAGTATGAGGCGGCCGGGTCTCCTTTCCCAGGGGGGCCTGTATCCTTTCCACGGCCCCCAGGGCCCCATTTTGGTGCCCCAGGCTATGGGAGCCCACACTTCACCACACTCTACTCCTCAGTCCCTTTCCCCGAGGGTGAGGCCTTCCCCTCTGTTCCTGTCACTGCTCTGGGCTCTCCCATGCATTCAAACTGA
- the Tcf19 gene encoding transcription factor 19, whose translation MLPCFQLLRIGGGRGGDLYTFHPPSRSGCTYRLGCRADLCDVALRPQQEPGLISGVHAELHAELQGDDWRVSLEDHSSQGTLVNNVRLPRGHRLELSDGDLLTFGPEGQAGTSSSEFYFMFQQVRVKPQDFAAITVPRSRGEAGTGFQPMLPPQGAPHRPLSTLSSAPKATLILNSIGSLSKLQPQPLTFSRGGGRPQSLAVPTQPAEVGASPAPPTRNRRKSAHRVLAELDDESEASLSPLSVLMEPRKKLRVEKAALVSSGRE comes from the exons ATGCTGCCCTGCTTCCAGCTGCTGCGCATAGGGGGCGGCAGGGGCGGTGATCTCTACACCTTCCACCCCCCGTCCAGGTCCGGCTGCACCTATAGGCTGGGCTGCAGGGCTGACCTGTGTGATGTGGCCCTGCGGCCCCAGCAGGAGCCGGGCCTCATCTCGGGGGTCCATGCAGAGCTGCATGCTGAGCTCCAAGGAGACGACTGGAGGGTCAGCCTGGAGGACCACAGCAGCCAAG GGACTTTGGTCAATAATGTCCGACTCCCAAGAGGCCACAGGCTGGAGTTGAGCGATGGTGACCTTCTGACCTTTGGCCCTGAAGGGCAAGCGGGAACCAGCTCCTCGGAATTCTACTTCATGTTCCAACAAGTCCGGGTCAAACCGCAGGACTTTGCTGCCATTACTGTCCCTCGGTCTCGGGGAGAGGCTGGGACTGGTTTCCAGCCCATGCTGCCCCCTCAGGGGGCACCCCACCGGCCACTCAGCACCCTGTCCTCTGCCCCCAAGGCCACCCTGATCCTCAACTCCATCGGCAGCCTCAGCAAGCTGCAGCCACAGCCCCTCACCTTCTCCCGGGGTGGTGGCAGACCACAGAGCCTGGCTGTTCCCACCCAGCCTGCGGAAGTGGGGGCCTCGCCCGCTCCACCCACAAGAAACCGGAGGAAATCGGCTCATCGAGTGTTGGCAGAACTGGACGACGAGAGCGAGGCTTCCCTGAGCCCTCTCTCAGTCCTTATGGAGCCCAGGAAGAAGCTCCGTGTGGAGAAGGCCGCTCTGGTGTCCAGTGG GAGGGAATGA